The Arachidicoccus terrestris genome includes the window CTGTCTTCCTCGGGCGTATAGATAAAACGGCTGAAAGGTCTGGAACTTACAAAAAGTTTATTGCCAGAGCTGAAATCGGGATATTGATCATATTTCAGGTCAATCTCAAAGTTATAGGGGCCTTCTCCTTTGGCGACCTCTGTAATCGATATGGAATCTGTTTGCTTTAATCCGGTATATTGATCCAGAAAGTCCTTTTTCTCCCTTTGTTGCTTTTGATATAATTGATAAAGGAATAGTTCTTTGTAGGCGCCAGTCCCTGCAAACTGGCTATGCTGAACAGCAGATCCGTCTTTACGGAGTTGCACGTGTTGAGTGGTCGTTAATGTATTTTTATGATCAGTCGTAGCTGGTGTCTGAATCAGTTTGCCTCCATCCGGCGTTAACAGCAGACCGTAATTTCCCGCAGTTGAATATCCCAGGGTGCCGAAGTTTAACAATGAACTGGTACATTCCAGCCAGGTCGTATCCTGCTCTCCTGTTAACTGGGGAATGCAAAGTATTTCGTGGTTAAAACAATAGATTGGAAAATCTGCTGAAATCGGCATATCTGGCCTTTCCATATTAATAAGCACCGGATAACTCTTTATGCCCACGGCTGCGAGTGCAGCCTGCATAAAATGGCTGAGGGCCTTACAGTCTCCGTATTTTTTGGTGCTGACAACAGAGGCTGCCATTGGTTTCCAGCCGCCTATACCCAACTGTATACTGACATAGCGCATATTTTGCTGCAAGTAATCATAAAGTATCCGGGCCTTACGTTCCGGGGTAGAAGCTTCCGCTGTCATGGCTTGATAAAATGCAATCTGGTCAGGCTTAAGCGCTGCGTCATTTTTATTTAACAACGTAACCCAGTCGCCAAAATGTGCCCAGCTGTCCATTTTGCCTTCGTAATCATCCATGCTGAAATGATCGGCTGCCATGAATACGACAGGGAGATATTTGAACTTTGGTCCGGAATTGCTTTCCAGTGAGAGGGCTGGCAGGTTTTTTACTTTCCATGAATAGCTGCTGGTTACACCATTGGTTTTTGCCTCAGGAGTAATCTCTGTATTATAATTTTTAAACCTAAAGCCCAGCTGCGTGGGGATAGAGATCTGGTAACTGCTTTCCTCTACAGACTGATCTGCCATTTGAATAACAAAAGCGGGGTATTGCAATATGCCCTTGTATCTGACAGTATAGTCATATTCTACGGTGATCGGATAAGAGGGAGGGCTGACCTTGAAATAGGTGATGCTGCCATCGTCGATCAGCCCCTCGCCAAAGCCACTGGACATTAAATCTTTCTTGCTATATTGCTGTATCTGTATCCCATCCTTGTTATATACATGGATGGTGGCGTCGGTGAGGGCCATGAATTTAGAATTCTGCGCTGTAAAAATAAGACTTCTGTCTGCTTTTGGATTTAAAACGGTATACACTTGATGATAATGGACAGCCGCATTTTGGGCATCTTTGACTTTTATCTGTGTATTATCCAGCCGCACGACACTGTTGGCGTCCTTTAATAATGCAGCGTTTATTCCGGAAGTAGGGTATTTACTTTCCTGTGCCGGCAAAGTAGAGGATGTGATACTTATGGTAATTATGCAGATGCTTAGTTTATAAAATAATCGCATGGCGAGGTTGCTTTGAGGTTACATTTTTTTGAGTACGATCCGCTCGGAAAGCAGCTCATACATTTTTTTGTAATAAGCCTTGATGTCGGGATATTCAATGGCGGCGTATTCTGGGCGAAGGTGTTGAATCTTTAACTGGAACGCCAACTGATCCTTTCCGGACTTCTGAAAAATCCGTTTAAAAAGAATGCTGCTGTCAGGCATCCGCATTATCATGGATTTCGGCATAGATTCCAAATCAAAACCTGGTGGCAGATTAATATAGCCGGTGATCTGGAGGTCTTGCAGAAAGCCAAAATTAATGTTAGTCTGTCGTTTATCTGCGGTAAATGGATTATCGCCGAGCCCCAGAAAGAGATCATAGGGGATAAGGGTGTATTTGCCGGATTGTTTTGCCTTGCCGCTATAATTAATTTGTACATCCAGCGGCTTTTGCCAATCGTCTGCATTGTGAACATCGAGTGAGTCGATATTGATCGTTATATCGCCAGTCTGGTCAAGTTCGGATTTAAGTTGTTTTTTGCGGTAATCGGCAAGGCGCATGTTTCTGGCGTAATCGGAATAGGTCGCACGGCCAATACCTGTAAATTTGCCATTTTTGTCTAGATTAAGCGATACCGTAATGGTTGATCTATCCTTTTTGCCATTGTCGAAGATCGTCATCCAGCCGCCCTTTTTCTTATCCACTACAAAACCATAGGTATATTGTACATCATAAGGAATGAGGTTGACAGGGTTGTACTTATCAGCCGCATTGAGTATATAGCTATTGGAATCTAATTGTACCATCGCCATCGTACAATTGAATTGCGTTATGTCAGGATAGGTTTTATGTACGCTGCCATTATCACGGGTACTGACAAGGATGGGGTAGGCAGATATATCATTATCTCTCAACAAATCGATCAAAATCATATTAATATCTGCTGCTGTGCCTTGCTTTTTATTCCAGCAATCTTTTATTCCTGCATCTGCAGCATATACCCTGTTATCGCCATTCCAGGTCATATATTGCTGGACGAACTCGTAGATAGCTGTCACTTTCTCCAGTGGCGTTTTACAGTTGGAAAGCGCTGCATTTAACGAATCAGTCCCTTTTATATTTCGTCCGAGCTGCTGACCAAAATAAGTATTTTCCAAAAGATCTTTAGTAATATTCTCCCAGGTGGTGCCTATGGGAATAGAAGGCTGGCCGGGAGGATTGATTCTGGTCAGATGAAAATCAACCCGCTGCATAAAATCATTGGTACCGGCCATGTAAGGCTCATCGTGCATGCTGGGAATGTTACTCATGGTGTAATAAGAACCTTGGAGCCCGTCATGCTTAACTTCCATTTCCTGACGCCTTACGGCTGTATATGTGAAATCAAAATATTCAGGGATTAGCAGGTGACAGCAACTATATAACGTCGGATACTCATGCTGGAATTTCCATGGAGCGATGCCGCCGATCGTCTTTCGGAATATCTTGTATTTATATTCAAAGACGCTCCCTTCCTTTACGCCCGGCAAGGCGAAACTCATTTCTGAGTATTCATCATCCAGTTTTTTGCGAAAGGCTTCATTGCCTTTCATTTTGGTGCTGACAACCTTGCCGTCAGGTCCCATATTGTATACATAGCCTTCTACACCACTTATTGATGCATATCCACCTTTGCTATAATAAGTAAGTTTTATATTGGCGGATTCGGCGCCAGCGGGCTTTAAAACTTTGAAGCGCTTCCTGATATAGGTTTCTAACATCGGTACATTGCCATTGAGATTATATTGGACATTACTTTCCTCAAAAAGGCACACGATATCGGCACCTGGATCAAAATCACAGTCTTTCAGGGCCATTTCTTCATCGGATATCCTTCCGAATTTCATTAATTTTTTTTGCGCAAAGCTGCACACGGTTATTGCCAGCAAAAGCAGCAGAAGAGTTGGTTTTCTCATATTTTAAAATATTAATATCTGTTAGTTCCTTGTAAGCAGTAACAAATCTACTGTAAAAATAATTGCGACAAAATTATTTTTTTTACATTTTCTTGACAATTCATGTCCTCTGCCAGGAATCTCCGAAAAATCTGATGAAAAATCACCTGATGTTAAATTTATTGCCTGTTTTTTTCCTTTAAAAATTTCTAAACCCTTACCTTTGCCAAAAATTGAAAATAGCGGTATTTTACCGCCTGGTTTCACAGTATTTTTATTCAAAAAAGACACATTAATTCTTTGTCATTTATGGCTAACAAAGGTAAAATTAAACAAATCATCGGTGCGGTCGTAGACGTACATTTTCCTGATAATCAGCAATTGCCTGAGATCTACAATGCGTTGGAGCTTCAAAAGGAAAACGGCGATAAGCTGGTTCTTGAAGTACAGCAGCATCTGGGAGAGGATAGTGTAAGGACTATCTCTATGGAAGGTACAGAAGGTCTTGTACGTGGGACAGAAGTAGTAGATACGGGCCGTCCGATTACCATGCCGGTGGGGGAAGGCATTAATGGTCGTTTGTTTAATGTAACTGGTGATGCCATTGATGGTCTGCCCCAGATTGACAAGACGAATGGTCGTCCTATTCATAATATTCCCCCTGCTTTTGAAAATCTGAATACTTCAACAGAGGTACTGTTTACAGGTATCAAAGTAATTGACTTGATCGAGCCTTATGCTAAGGGAGGTAAAATCGGTCTTTTCGGTGGGGCTGGTGTAGGTAAAACCGTATTGATCCAGGAATTAATCAACAATATTGCTAAAGGCCATGGCGGTCTGTCTGTATTTGCCGGTGTAGGAGAAAGGACCCGTGAAGGAAATGACCTGCTTCGTGAAATGATCGAAGCCGGCATTATGAAATACGGCGACAAATTCCAGCACTCTATGGAAGAGGGTGGATGGGATTTGAACACTGTAGATATGGAAGGATTAAAAGATTCTAAGGCAACCTTTGTATTTGGTCAGATGAACGAACCTCCAGGAGCCCGCGCCCGCGTAGCTTTGAGTGGTTTGACTATCGCTGAGTATTTCCGTGACGGAGATGGTACCGGTAAAGGTAGAGATATCCTTTTCTTTGTGGATAATATCTTCCGTTTCACGCAGGCTGGTTCTGAGGTCTCTGCCTTGCTGGGACGTATGCCATCAGCAGTAGGTTACCAGCCGACGCTTGCAACCGAGATGGGATTGATGCAGGAAAGAATTACTTCTACAAAAAATGGTTCTATTACTTCTGTACAGGCGGTATATGTACCTGCGGATGACTTGACTGACCCTGCTCCGGCTACAACCTTTGCTCACCTGGATGCAACGACAGTATTATCCCGTAAGATCGCTGACTTAGGTATCTATCCTGCGGTTGACCCATTGGATTCTACTTCAAGAATCCTGACGCCTGCGATTGTTGGCGAAAAGCACTATGCTACAGCTGACCGCGTAAAACTGATCCTGCAGCGTTATAAAGAACTACAGGACATCATCGCCATCCTGGGTATGGATGAGTTAAGCGATGAAGATAAACTGACAGTATCCAGGGCTCGTAAAGTACAGCGTTTCCTTTCTCAGCCATTCCATGTTGCTGAGCAGTTCACTGGTCTGAAAGGTGTATTTGTAAGCATTGAAGATACGATTCGTGGTTTTAATGCCATTATGGACGGTGAGGTGGATGAATATCCAGAAGCGGCATTCAACCTGGTAGGTACATTGGAAGATGCAGTTGAAAAAGGTAAAAAGCTGTTGGCACAGGCACAGGGATAATCGTGTTTAAGGGGCTATCAAAAGATAATCCACAGCCGACCAGATCTGTTACCAATTAAATTGAATTTCATGCTTTTAGAAATATTAACACCGGAAAGAAGAATCTATAGTGGGGATGTATATGGCGTTCAGTTGCCCGGTATCAGTGGCCTGTTTGAAGTGTTGAATCGTCATGCACCAATGGTGAGTGCGCTTACCAAAGGCCAGATCAAAGTTCTGGTCAATGCAAAAGGCTCCAATAATCAACTATTCTCGATTGAAGGCGGATTTGTTGAGATTTTGGATAACAAGGCAACTGTATTGGTTGAAGGTGCTTCAGAGGAAATCTAATCTTCTCTTCTTTGATGCAAACCTGCACATAGATAATGCTTTTGAAATAAGTTAAATCTATTAATACAAACGGGACTTTCAGCAATGATCTGAAGGTCCCATTTTGTTTGCAACGGATTTTGGCTTGCAACGCTCCATCAGGTTTATTATTTGAAATGATTTGTTTTTTCCAAGCTGTTTTTGAGCTGCTCGTTTATGGCGGACTGGTGGATATCATCAAATGGGAAGATCAGTACCATCCGATATATTAATTTTTCATCCGCCTGATTCGCCTCACAGCAATAATGTACTATTTAATATAGGGGGCTGCGTCCCTGTATCAATATCCATCTGCATAGTCAGCCGTAGCTGCTAACATACACGGGGGAACTATGACTTCAGCCCTATTTACCTTGTTTATTTGCGCCCGCAGCATGTTGAGAAGAAAGTACATGCGGGTTACTAATAGTGGCTTCATAGGCCGGCTGCTGGTAAGGCAGATTTTGTTATCGGGCTGCCCACCGTTCTTCATAAATGTTGTTTAATTGCCATAACCGCTGATTACTTGTGGATGGTAAAATACCGGAAGTGGGGAATTGATGCGAACGGGAAATCTGCTACAAAACACGCTCATTTTATGATTAGACCAGACGCACCAGTATGGGTCGAACGACACTTTCGATACAGTAAATACTGCATATTGATAATCGTTAAGAAAAATATATATTTTGTTAAAATTGGCCATAATATACATGAAAAATATTAATAATATTTTAATATTATTGAACTGTATATTATATTAATATGAATATTATTATATTATATTTATGTTATTTGCGCAAATTTTATTTTTTATTTAACTAAATTTACGTAATTCTGTACTTCAATTCAAAGAGATATTACTATCAAGCAAAAGTATTTCCCTTAATAAATGTTCATTTTAAGTAAGAAAATGTAATAATATGAAACTACAGCATTTACTGTTTTCCTAGCGGGCAAGTCGGATGGTTTACAAATATTAATTAAGATCACAGGCAAGGGCGCAAATTAATTAAATAGCATTAACGGAGCCGGTTTTCGGATCTTATCTATTTCTTATTCTCTTTAAAACTCTTGTATGAATTTACCAAAAATTAAAACTGTCAAGGGGCTTAAGCTTAATCGCATAAGCCTCTTCTATCTTGGACGGCCAGAGTTCAC containing:
- the atpD gene encoding F0F1 ATP synthase subunit beta — protein: MANKGKIKQIIGAVVDVHFPDNQQLPEIYNALELQKENGDKLVLEVQQHLGEDSVRTISMEGTEGLVRGTEVVDTGRPITMPVGEGINGRLFNVTGDAIDGLPQIDKTNGRPIHNIPPAFENLNTSTEVLFTGIKVIDLIEPYAKGGKIGLFGGAGVGKTVLIQELINNIAKGHGGLSVFAGVGERTREGNDLLREMIEAGIMKYGDKFQHSMEEGGWDLNTVDMEGLKDSKATFVFGQMNEPPGARARVALSGLTIAEYFRDGDGTGKGRDILFFVDNIFRFTQAGSEVSALLGRMPSAVGYQPTLATEMGLMQERITSTKNGSITSVQAVYVPADDLTDPAPATTFAHLDATTVLSRKIADLGIYPAVDPLDSTSRILTPAIVGEKHYATADRVKLILQRYKELQDIIAILGMDELSDEDKLTVSRARKVQRFLSQPFHVAEQFTGLKGVFVSIEDTIRGFNAIMDGEVDEYPEAAFNLVGTLEDAVEKGKKLLAQAQG
- a CDS encoding DUF3857 domain-containing protein; the protein is MRLFYKLSICIITISITSSTLPAQESKYPTSGINAALLKDANSVVRLDNTQIKVKDAQNAAVHYHQVYTVLNPKADRSLIFTAQNSKFMALTDATIHVYNKDGIQIQQYSKKDLMSSGFGEGLIDDGSITYFKVSPPSYPITVEYDYTVRYKGILQYPAFVIQMADQSVEESSYQISIPTQLGFRFKNYNTEITPEAKTNGVTSSYSWKVKNLPALSLESNSGPKFKYLPVVFMAADHFSMDDYEGKMDSWAHFGDWVTLLNKNDAALKPDQIAFYQAMTAEASTPERKARILYDYLQQNMRYVSIQLGIGGWKPMAASVVSTKKYGDCKALSHFMQAALAAVGIKSYPVLINMERPDMPISADFPIYCFNHEILCIPQLTGEQDTTWLECTSSLLNFGTLGYSTAGNYGLLLTPDGGKLIQTPATTDHKNTLTTTQHVQLRKDGSAVQHSQFAGTGAYKELFLYQLYQKQQREKKDFLDQYTGLKQTDSISITEVAKGEGPYNFEIDLKYDQYPDFSSGNKLFVSSRPFSRFIYTPEEDSTRKADFYFPFPYQIKDTTIFLLEEGLHPESLPEGKNERYDFGNYTSQYSYDADARKLTIVSQLDLTKQIISAADFSKLTDFAESVEGDIQEKIIFIKE
- a CDS encoding DUF3857 domain-containing protein, which produces MRKPTLLLLLLAITVCSFAQKKLMKFGRISDEEMALKDCDFDPGADIVCLFEESNVQYNLNGNVPMLETYIRKRFKVLKPAGAESANIKLTYYSKGGYASISGVEGYVYNMGPDGKVVSTKMKGNEAFRKKLDDEYSEMSFALPGVKEGSVFEYKYKIFRKTIGGIAPWKFQHEYPTLYSCCHLLIPEYFDFTYTAVRRQEMEVKHDGLQGSYYTMSNIPSMHDEPYMAGTNDFMQRVDFHLTRINPPGQPSIPIGTTWENITKDLLENTYFGQQLGRNIKGTDSLNAALSNCKTPLEKVTAIYEFVQQYMTWNGDNRVYAADAGIKDCWNKKQGTAADINMILIDLLRDNDISAYPILVSTRDNGSVHKTYPDITQFNCTMAMVQLDSNSYILNAADKYNPVNLIPYDVQYTYGFVVDKKKGGWMTIFDNGKKDRSTITVSLNLDKNGKFTGIGRATYSDYARNMRLADYRKKQLKSELDQTGDITINIDSLDVHNADDWQKPLDVQINYSGKAKQSGKYTLIPYDLFLGLGDNPFTADKRQTNINFGFLQDLQITGYINLPPGFDLESMPKSMIMRMPDSSILFKRIFQKSGKDQLAFQLKIQHLRPEYAAIEYPDIKAYYKKMYELLSERIVLKKM
- the atpC gene encoding ATP synthase F1 subunit epsilon, producing the protein MLLEILTPERRIYSGDVYGVQLPGISGLFEVLNRHAPMVSALTKGQIKVLVNAKGSNNQLFSIEGGFVEILDNKATVLVEGASEEI